In Paenibacillus ihbetae, the following are encoded in one genomic region:
- a CDS encoding ClpP family protease → MQNELEFTGRKGAGITGETEAPAAPAEEGKKSAVTEAITQLGQTGVPVGNESNVFCMTIIGQIEGHFVLPPQNKTTKYEHMIPQLVAAEQNPKIEGLLIILNTVGGDVEAGLAIAEMIASLSKPTVTVVIGGGHSIGVPIAVAADHSFIAESATMTIHPIRMSGLVIGVPQTFEYMEKMQERVVRFVTSHSRISEEQFKDLMFKTGELNRDIGTAVSGSDAVEYGLMDEVGGIGQALLRLNQMIAERKAVTPGGITQ, encoded by the coding sequence ATGCAAAACGAGCTAGAGTTTACCGGCAGAAAGGGTGCCGGCATTACCGGGGAAACCGAAGCGCCGGCGGCTCCGGCCGAAGAGGGGAAGAAGAGTGCCGTAACGGAAGCGATCACCCAGCTGGGCCAAACCGGGGTGCCGGTCGGCAATGAATCTAATGTATTCTGCATGACCATAATCGGCCAAATCGAGGGGCATTTCGTGCTGCCTCCGCAAAATAAAACGACGAAATACGAGCACATGATCCCGCAGCTCGTGGCAGCCGAGCAGAATCCGAAGATTGAAGGACTCCTCATCATTCTTAATACGGTGGGCGGAGACGTAGAGGCCGGCCTGGCCATCGCAGAGATGATCGCATCGCTGTCCAAACCGACCGTTACGGTGGTTATCGGAGGCGGGCACAGCATCGGGGTGCCGATCGCCGTAGCTGCCGATCATTCGTTCATCGCGGAGAGCGCGACAATGACGATCCATCCGATCCGGATGAGCGGACTTGTCATCGGAGTGCCGCAAACGTTCGAGTATATGGAGAAGATGCAGGAGCGGGTCGTCCGTTTCGTCACGAGCCACTCCCGGATCTCAGAGGAGCAGTTTAAGGATCTCATGTTCAAGACCGGCGAGCTGAACCGGGACATCGGTACGGCGGTATCGGGCTCCGATGCGGTTGAGTACGGGCTGATGGATGAAGTCGGGGGGATCGGCCAAGCGCTGCTACGGCTGAATCAAATGATTGCCGAGCGAAAAGCGGTCACCCCGGGGGGAATCACGCAATGA
- a CDS encoding YlzJ-like family protein produces the protein MSWYSIIPLERSLAPGSDDLEPGRRFREIRIGGVLMEVEPMGEEQARIVRLLDCGLEHYLNSSYAPGSIIRYIPTIAAGENEAKG, from the coding sequence ATGAGCTGGTACAGCATTATTCCACTTGAGCGGAGCCTCGCCCCAGGTTCGGACGATTTAGAGCCGGGCCGTCGCTTTAGAGAGATCCGGATCGGGGGCGTCCTGATGGAAGTCGAACCGATGGGAGAGGAGCAGGCCAGGATCGTCCGTCTCCTGGATTGCGGGCTCGAGCATTACTTGAATTCCAGTTATGCTCCAGGCAGTATCATTCGCTATATTCCGACGATCGCAGCGGGTGAAAATGAGGCTAAAGGCTGA
- a CDS encoding FtsK/SpoIIIE family DNA translocase yields MAKRRKKKKAAFAAVLKYEIYGIVLMTLSVIALSGEAPVGRSLAKMSGYLLGKYYFIIPLIGIYYGLMVMIHRKWPRRWNSRRTGVLLLVLALTLMSSIAGLGSKLAPIGQLTASNVMSQIHSDLQGELLHGEVRSDQHPVMGRDISGGYVGALQFALLIMLFGSLGARLIVIVMLFISFMLITNLSYVDLMRMFRVRVVKAGERLQKKMNSRQTKSKAAAKTAAKEERTPLPDDLDDDLDDMEDLRLPRRKAPQFFQLFGGKGQKTAQPTPDFSDDHDEDQAPVFTAGNGVHDQVEKVLYRNDDAAHLSPEEAEHSGAPSSPIIRDFFEQVKQEGSLHEEADEPDGPIGEPGMDISPDHSEAAVNAVEAEHSGDGAAAEANGQDGTGNGIGQSIPAAPPAPPPKPYKLPPFRLLSKPKNGGKGGDQSDYMQTARKLEATLESFGVRAKVLEVVRGPSVTRYEIQPDIGVKVSRIVNLTDDIALALAAKDIRMEAPIPGKSAIGIEVPNNEVSIVTMREVMETPIFQEAESKLSIAFGRDISGQTIVGNLARMPHLLVAGATGSGKSVCINGIITSILYKAKPDEVKFLMVDPKMVELNVYNGIPHLMAPVVTDPKRASLALKKIVVEMEKRYDLFSKSGTRNIEGYNNLMKDNPAAVLPYIVVIVDELADLMMVAANDVEDAITRLAQMARAAGIHLIIATQRPSVDVITGVIKANIPSRIAFGVSSQVDSRTILDMAGAEKLLGRGDMLFMPMGSSKPIRVQGAFMSDQEVENIVSFVRDQGQAEYDESLVPEIEESAQSGDEELDELYDQAVTIVLEAKQASVSLLQRRMRVGYTRAARLIDSMEARGVIGPYEGSKPREVLMSLEQYQQQQNRIS; encoded by the coding sequence TTGGCGAAGCGCAGAAAAAAGAAGAAGGCTGCCTTTGCAGCCGTACTGAAATACGAAATCTACGGGATCGTGCTCATGACCCTCTCGGTGATTGCGTTATCCGGAGAGGCGCCGGTCGGGCGTTCCCTGGCCAAGATGTCGGGATATTTGCTTGGCAAATATTATTTTATCATCCCCCTGATCGGTATCTATTACGGATTAATGGTGATGATTCACCGTAAATGGCCGCGCCGTTGGAACAGCAGACGAACCGGCGTTCTTCTTCTGGTCTTGGCCCTTACATTAATGAGCAGCATCGCGGGTTTGGGATCCAAGCTGGCTCCCATCGGGCAGTTGACTGCTTCGAATGTGATGAGCCAGATACATAGTGATTTGCAAGGTGAGCTCCTCCATGGTGAGGTTCGCAGCGATCAACATCCCGTTATGGGCAGAGATATCAGCGGAGGATATGTCGGAGCTTTACAGTTTGCGCTCTTGATCATGTTATTTGGCAGCCTTGGCGCAAGATTGATTGTCATCGTCATGCTGTTTATCAGCTTTATGCTGATAACGAACTTGTCTTACGTGGATTTGATGCGAATGTTCCGCGTAAGAGTGGTTAAGGCGGGAGAACGGCTTCAGAAGAAGATGAACAGTAGGCAGACGAAATCCAAAGCTGCTGCCAAAACAGCGGCGAAGGAGGAGCGGACGCCGCTGCCGGACGATTTAGATGATGATTTGGACGATATGGAGGATCTGCGGCTGCCGCGCCGTAAAGCCCCGCAGTTTTTTCAGCTGTTTGGCGGCAAGGGGCAAAAGACGGCACAGCCAACGCCCGATTTCAGCGATGATCATGACGAAGATCAAGCCCCCGTATTTACGGCCGGGAACGGTGTTCATGATCAGGTCGAGAAGGTTCTGTACCGGAATGACGACGCTGCGCATTTGTCACCGGAAGAAGCCGAACATTCAGGAGCCCCTTCCTCGCCGATTATCCGTGATTTCTTCGAGCAGGTGAAGCAGGAAGGCAGCCTGCATGAGGAGGCCGATGAGCCGGACGGGCCAATCGGCGAACCGGGGATGGACATATCGCCGGACCATTCGGAAGCTGCGGTTAACGCTGTCGAAGCCGAACATTCAGGTGACGGTGCAGCAGCAGAGGCAAACGGCCAGGATGGCACGGGCAACGGGATTGGACAATCCATACCTGCGGCACCTCCCGCACCGCCGCCTAAGCCCTATAAGCTGCCTCCGTTCCGTCTGCTATCCAAGCCGAAGAATGGCGGAAAAGGCGGGGATCAGAGCGATTACATGCAGACGGCCCGCAAGCTGGAAGCTACGCTCGAAAGCTTCGGCGTCCGTGCCAAGGTGCTGGAGGTCGTGAGAGGACCTTCGGTGACCCGCTATGAAATTCAGCCGGATATCGGCGTGAAGGTCAGCCGGATCGTCAACTTGACGGATGACATCGCCCTTGCGCTGGCTGCCAAGGATATTCGGATGGAGGCCCCGATTCCGGGCAAATCCGCCATCGGCATCGAGGTGCCGAACAATGAAGTTTCAATTGTAACAATGCGTGAAGTCATGGAAACTCCGATCTTCCAGGAGGCAGAATCCAAGCTGTCGATCGCCTTTGGCCGGGATATTTCCGGCCAGACGATCGTCGGCAACCTGGCCCGGATGCCCCACCTGCTCGTTGCGGGTGCAACCGGGTCGGGGAAGTCGGTCTGTATTAACGGGATCATCACGAGCATTCTGTACAAGGCCAAGCCGGATGAGGTCAAGTTCCTGATGGTCGATCCGAAGATGGTCGAGCTGAATGTATACAACGGCATCCCGCATCTGATGGCACCGGTTGTAACCGATCCGAAGCGGGCGTCGCTCGCCCTGAAAAAAATCGTGGTCGAAATGGAGAAGCGCTACGATCTCTTCTCCAAATCAGGCACCCGCAATATCGAGGGTTATAACAATCTGATGAAGGATAATCCAGCGGCGGTTCTGCCTTATATCGTCGTTATCGTGGACGAGCTCGCCGACTTGATGATGGTAGCAGCTAACGACGTGGAGGATGCCATTACCCGTCTCGCACAGATGGCCCGTGCCGCGGGCATCCATCTGATCATTGCAACACAGCGGCCGTCGGTCGATGTTATTACGGGTGTTATCAAGGCGAACATCCCTTCACGGATCGCCTTCGGCGTATCCTCCCAGGTCGATTCGCGGACCATACTCGATATGGCCGGTGCGGAGAAGCTCCTCGGACGCGGCGACATGCTGTTTATGCCGATGGGATCCTCCAAGCCGATTCGCGTGCAGGGAGCGTTTATGAGCGACCAGGAGGTCGAGAATATCGTCTCCTTCGTACGCGATCAGGGGCAGGCGGAATATGACGAATCGCTTGTTCCGGAGATTGAGGAGTCCGCGCAATCCGGGGATGAGGAGCTCGATGAGCTGTATGACCAGGCGGTCACCATCGTCCTTGAAGCGAAGCAGGCCTCCGTTTCCTTGCTGCAGCGGAGAATGCGCGTCGGGTATACCCGAGCAGCGCGGCTCATCGATTCCATGGAAGCCCGCGGGGTGATCGGTCCCTATGAGGGAAGCAAACCGCGCGAAGTGCTGATGTCGTTGGAGCAGTATCAGCAGCAGCAAAATCGAATAAGCTGA
- a CDS encoding helix-turn-helix transcriptional regulator, producing the protein MQADHHSVSFGNEEEEFYYHRIHRKRPFERNNHYHGTYEIYYLISGERSYFIKEKLYSIQAGDLTLINKFDVHKTSGQGDPEHERIVINFSDSFLGSGHPFLPAGLLSMFDQDQPVLRLRPSEQDSVMHILDSMAAEILNRSPAFEHMLRLQLTELLIKANRLSASAIEPASPSLNPLHQKITDVVQYINSHYPLKITLKQLSDTFYISPFYLSRIFKEITGFTIVNYIQLTRIREAQRLLLSTDLRIVDIAETVGFESLTHFDRTFKKMTSMTASRYRKLNSQQ; encoded by the coding sequence ATGCAAGCTGATCATCACAGCGTCTCATTCGGCAACGAAGAAGAGGAATTTTACTATCATCGCATTCATCGAAAGCGGCCCTTCGAGCGGAATAACCACTACCACGGAACCTACGAAATTTATTATCTGATATCCGGTGAACGCAGCTATTTCATTAAAGAAAAGCTGTATTCGATTCAAGCCGGGGATCTGACCCTGATCAACAAATTCGACGTCCATAAAACATCCGGCCAAGGCGATCCCGAGCATGAGCGCATCGTCATCAATTTCAGCGACTCCTTTCTCGGCAGCGGTCACCCGTTCCTGCCCGCCGGGTTGCTGTCGATGTTCGATCAGGATCAGCCCGTACTGCGTCTGCGTCCTTCCGAGCAAGACAGCGTTATGCATATTCTGGACAGCATGGCTGCCGAAATCTTGAACCGGTCTCCGGCCTTCGAGCATATGCTCCGCCTGCAGCTGACAGAACTGTTGATCAAGGCGAACCGCTTGTCCGCTTCCGCCATAGAGCCTGCCTCACCGTCCTTGAACCCGCTGCACCAGAAAATTACGGATGTCGTCCAATATATCAACAGCCATTATCCGCTCAAAATCACGCTCAAACAGCTGTCCGACACCTTTTACATCAGTCCGTTCTATCTCAGCCGGATATTCAAGGAAATCACCGGCTTCACAATCGTCAATTATATTCAGCTGACGCGGATCCGGGAGGCCCAGCGGCTGCTGCTCAGCACGGATTTGCGGATCGTCGATATTGCGGAGACTGTCGGATTTGAAAGCCTGACCCATTTTGACCGCACATTCAAAAAAATGACCAGCATGACCGCAAGCCGATACCGCAAATTGAACAGCCAGCAGTAA
- the uxaC gene encoding glucuronate isomerase: protein MKAFMDDHFLLNSETAQNLYHNFAKNMPIIDYHCHLNPQMIYDNHRFGNLTEAWINGDHYKWRAMRANGIDEAFITGGEGVQDYDRFLAWTKTVPKTLGNPLFHWSHLELRRLFGIQEIINEHNAPRIWEAANARLEEDDFTTRGLIASCGVKVVCTTDDPADSLEYHIKLADEGESRFQMLPSFRPDKALEINRSTFTDWLKQLSERCGKDISSYTEFLEALQDRVQFFHSVGGRVSDHALDFVPYREATERQVADIFMKALEGRAVSREEEEQFKTATLLELGRMYAKLGWVMQFHINAHRNNNTRMFRQLGPDTGYDSIHDGLIAEPLVRLLDRLDQEQALPRTILYSLNPRDNDILAALIGSFQGDGIAGKIQFGSAWWFNDTKDGMIEQMSKLGNMGLLSRFVGMLTDSRSFLSYTRHEYFRRVLCDLIGDWVTKGEAPADLPWLGGIVEDICYYNAEAYFRFGQTKEGA from the coding sequence ATGAAGGCATTTATGGATGATCATTTTTTGTTGAACAGTGAGACGGCCCAGAATTTATACCATAATTTTGCGAAGAACATGCCGATCATCGACTACCACTGTCATTTAAATCCGCAAATGATTTATGACAATCACCGGTTCGGCAATCTGACCGAGGCATGGATCAACGGAGATCACTACAAATGGCGGGCCATGCGGGCCAACGGCATAGATGAAGCCTTTATAACCGGAGGAGAAGGCGTACAGGACTATGACCGTTTCCTGGCCTGGACGAAGACGGTTCCCAAAACTCTCGGCAATCCGTTATTCCATTGGTCCCATCTGGAGCTGCGGCGGCTGTTCGGGATCCAGGAGATCATTAATGAGCATAACGCGCCGCGTATTTGGGAAGCGGCCAATGCGCGTTTAGAGGAGGATGATTTCACCACACGGGGGCTCATTGCATCATGCGGGGTAAAGGTGGTCTGCACGACGGATGATCCGGCGGATTCCCTGGAATACCATATCAAGCTTGCGGATGAGGGAGAAAGCCGGTTTCAGATGCTGCCGTCCTTCCGACCGGACAAGGCGCTTGAAATCAATCGTTCGACCTTCACGGATTGGTTGAAGCAGCTTTCGGAGCGGTGCGGGAAAGACATCAGCAGCTACACTGAATTTTTGGAGGCGCTGCAGGACCGGGTTCAGTTTTTCCATTCGGTTGGCGGACGGGTATCGGATCATGCGCTGGACTTCGTGCCATACCGTGAAGCAACGGAGCGTCAAGTTGCCGACATCTTTATGAAAGCGCTTGAAGGGCGTGCGGTTTCCCGTGAAGAAGAAGAGCAGTTCAAGACCGCAACGCTGCTTGAGCTGGGCCGGATGTACGCCAAGCTGGGCTGGGTGATGCAATTTCATATTAACGCACATCGGAACAACAACACCCGGATGTTCCGGCAGCTCGGTCCGGATACCGGATATGATTCGATACACGACGGACTGATTGCCGAGCCGCTGGTCCGGTTATTGGACCGATTGGATCAGGAACAAGCGCTCCCAAGAACGATTCTGTATTCGTTGAATCCTAGAGACAATGATATCCTTGCTGCGCTCATCGGGAGCTTTCAGGGAGATGGAATTGCCGGGAAAATTCAGTTTGGATCAGCCTGGTGGTTCAACGATACGAAGGACGGCATGATCGAACAGATGAGCAAACTCGGCAATATGGGGCTGCTCAGCCGCTTCGTCGGCATGCTGACGGATTCCAGAAGCTTCCTGTCCTATACGCGCCATGAATACTTCCGGCGGGTGCTGTGCGATCTCATCGGAGACTGGGTCACGAAAGGCGAAGCCCCGGCAGATCTGCCATGGTTGGGCGGGATCGTCGAGGATATTTGCTATTACAATGCAGAGGCCTACTTCCGATTCGGACAGACGAAAGAAGGAGCATGA